DNA from Variovorax sp. PBL-H6:
GCGCAAAGTGAAACACCTTGGTCGAGCCGAAGATCAGCGAGAACCCGACGGCGGTCAGGGCATAGAGCGCCCCGACCTGCAGCCCGTTGAGCAGGAGTTGCAGGAAGAGCATGGGAACAGGCGTGTGTCAGGCAGTCTGGAGCGGAAGGAGCCGCACGGGCGCGGCGCGAGCGGGCCGACTGTGGTCACTGCGCCAGTGGCGCGGCGCAGTAGCGGTCCAGTGGCGTGTGCGCTTAGTGCGCCGGCAGGACCTGGATCATCTTCGACGTCTTGCCGTCGTATTCATTGACCTGGATCGGCATGGCCACGGTGCCGTTGGCCTGGAACTCCATGCGGCCGCCGACCATGTCGAAGGCCTTGGTCTCGTCGCGCTGGGCGAGGAGGTTCTCGCCGGTGACGGGCTTGCCCTTCTTCTGCAGGTCATGCGCCAGCAGCGCGAAGAGGCGCACCGCGTTGTAGAAATTGGCGCTGTACACCGTCGGCATCTTGCCGCCGTTCTTTGTCTTGAAGTCCTGCACATAGCGCTGCGTCACCGGGTCCTTGGCGGCCCAGTTCACGCTCTGCGTGGTGTACAGGGTGCCTTTGGCTTCGGGCAGTACCTCGAGTTCGGGCATGGCGAAGGCCGAAAAGCTGGCCAGCTGCTGCTGCACGCCGTTGTCACGCATCTGCTTGACGATCTGCACCTGCTGCGCGCCCCACGATGCGATGTAGATCACATCGGGCTTGGCCTCTCGCGCCTTCGCGGCGATGCTGCTGAACTGCTGCTGCGTCGCAGGGATGGAGATCGCCTCGACGAGTTCGGCGCCCAAGCCAGGCAGGCTGGTCTCCATCTGTTTGCGCACGGCCTGGCCCACGGTCTCGTCGACATAGACCAGCACGAAACGCTTGAGCTTGCGCTCCTTGACCAGGTAGGGAAGCATGGCCTGCACTTCGAAGTTGACCAGCGGAATCACGCTCCAGAAATAGCTGCCGAGGTCAGCCAGGTCGGGTGCGATGCCCGAGCCATTGAGGATAGGCGTCTTGGTGCGTGCGCCGATGGGCGCCGTCGCCTTGAGCACGCCGGTGAACGACGACAGCACGTAGGGCACCTTGTCCACGTTCACCAGCTTGTTCATGCTGATCACGCCCCGTTGCGGCGTGCCCTGGCTGTCTTCGTAGGTGATACTCAGTTTGCCGTTGATCATCTTGTCGGCATTGGCATGCTCGACTGCCAGGTTGGTGCCCGACATGAAGATGTCGCCGTACGAGCCGTTGGGCCCGCTCAGGGGGAAGTTGGCGCCGATCTGCAGGTTCTGGGCATCGGCTGCTCCTGCTAGACCAAAGGACAGGGCGCAGGCGGCCGCGAACGCAGCCTTCCGCAGGGAAGTGGCGAATACCGTCAAGTCTTATCTCCAGAAATTGTCTCGTGATTTTCCGGGGGGAGATGGCTGCGAACAATTCACTTACGTCTATAGGCTTATAGGCCGGGTGTATGACTCTCGCAGCCCAGCGCTCGGGCGGGAGCGCGTTCGATTTGGTGGGTTCAACGGGGAACGCACTCGTGCGATGCCTTTGGCCTGTCGCCCCCACGGCGGCCGCGCCTCACCTGAGGCCTTCCCACCAGAGGGCATTGGTGCGCGGCTTTCCGATGGTCAGCACTTCTCCGATCTCCGGCGTTGCCAGCTCGATCTTCTTCGCCTGCGCCAGCTTCGCGATGCGATCCATTGGGTCATGCCAGGTGTGGAAGGCGAGGTCGAAGGTGCTGTTGTGCACCACGTACAGCACCTTGCCGCGAAGATCTTCGAAGGCGCGCACGCTCTCTTCAGGCGTCATGTGCACCGAGGGCCAGTAAGCGTCGTAGGCGCCGTTCTCCATCAGCGCCAGGTCGAAGCCACCGAAGCGCTCGCCGATCTGGCGAAAGCCTCCGAAGTAGCCCGAGTCGCCGCTGTAGAAGATGCGCTCGCCACCGCTCTCGACAATCCACGAAGCCCAGAGCGTCTTGTTCCGGTCGGTGAGCGTCCGGCCCGAGAAATGCTGTGCCGGTGCGGCCGTGAGCCGCACGCCGTCGTGCTCGGCCGCCTGCCACCAGTCGAACTCGGCCACGCGCTCGGGCGGCACGCCCATCTCCACCAGCCGGGCGCGTACGCCCAGGGGGACGAAGTAGCGCTTCACACGCTGCGCCAGGTATTCGATCGTCGGTACGTCGAGGTGGTCGTAGTGGTCGTGCGAGAGGATCAGGCCCTCGATGGGCGGCAACTGCTCGAGCCGCAGCGGCGGCTTGTGAAATCGCTTCGGCCCGATGAAAGAGAAGGGCGAGGCGCGCTCGCCGAACACCGGGTCGATCAGCCAGTACTTGCCGCGCAGCTTGAGCAGGTGCGAGGAATGGCCGAGGCGGATCACGTGGTTGGCGCCGCGGTCCAGCGCTTCGAGCTGCGCGGGGTCCAGCGCCCGCACGGGGATGGGATCGACCGGCACGGTGTCGGTCTTGGTGCCGCCCAGGAAGCGCGACCAGATCTTCCACGAGCTGGCCGAAGGCAGGGCCTGCGGGTTGGGGAGGTTCTGGAAGCTGCAGTCCTTGAACTGCGGGGAGGCCGCGTAGGGCGTCTCGCACGCGCTGCTCGCAGTGCTGGCGCAGCCGGCAACCAGGCCGAAGGCCGAGGCCAGGATGAGGCTCTTGCAGAGGAGGGCGGTGGTCATCGGTGGCTCCGGTGGGGGGGAGGGCCGTTGCGGCGAGGGCCGAGCTTACCTGCGATCCGGCATAGGCCGTTCGCGCCATTGCCGCCCCCTGCCAACCATGAAATATTCCGTGCGGAACGACGAGGAGCCGCATGGACGAGGTGATCCGCAAGCTGGTCACGGCCCGCCGCGAGGCGCTCTCGGGCACCGACGACGGCCGCCGGCCGTGGGGCCTGGCGCTGTCGGGCGGCGGCATCCGCAGCGCGACCTTCTGCCTCGGCTTGCTTAAGTCGCTGGCCGCGCGCCGGCAGTTGCTCGAGTTCGACCTGGTCTCCACCGTCTCGGGCGGCGGCTACATCGGCGCCACGCTGGGGCGTTTGTGCACCAACGCGAAATCGGCCGAGGAGGTGCGCGAGATCGAGCGCGCCTTCGGCGATGTCGACCGCGCGCGCTTCGGCTGGTGGTTGCGCGGCAACGGCCGCTACCTGATTCCGGGTGGCCTGCGCGACACCCTGTTCGCAGGCGCGCTCTACCTGCGCAACCTGCTGGGCACGCACATCGAGATTGCGATCGCCGCCAGCCTGATCGGCATGGTGCTCGCCGCAGTCAACCTGCTGCTGTGGGACTCGGTGTTCCGCGCGGTCGATCTCAACAGCGTGCCGCCCGAT
Protein-coding regions in this window:
- a CDS encoding ABC transporter substrate-binding protein; its protein translation is MTVFATSLRKAAFAAACALSFGLAGAADAQNLQIGANFPLSGPNGSYGDIFMSGTNLAVEHANADKMINGKLSITYEDSQGTPQRGVISMNKLVNVDKVPYVLSSFTGVLKATAPIGARTKTPILNGSGIAPDLADLGSYFWSVIPLVNFEVQAMLPYLVKERKLKRFVLVYVDETVGQAVRKQMETSLPGLGAELVEAISIPATQQQFSSIAAKAREAKPDVIYIASWGAQQVQIVKQMRDNGVQQQLASFSAFAMPELEVLPEAKGTLYTTQSVNWAAKDPVTQRYVQDFKTKNGGKMPTVYSANFYNAVRLFALLAHDLQKKGKPVTGENLLAQRDETKAFDMVGGRMEFQANGTVAMPIQVNEYDGKTSKMIQVLPAH
- a CDS encoding MBL fold metallo-hydrolase encodes the protein MTTALLCKSLILASAFGLVAGCASTASSACETPYAASPQFKDCSFQNLPNPQALPSASSWKIWSRFLGGTKTDTVPVDPIPVRALDPAQLEALDRGANHVIRLGHSSHLLKLRGKYWLIDPVFGERASPFSFIGPKRFHKPPLRLEQLPPIEGLILSHDHYDHLDVPTIEYLAQRVKRYFVPLGVRARLVEMGVPPERVAEFDWWQAAEHDGVRLTAAPAQHFSGRTLTDRNKTLWASWIVESGGERIFYSGDSGYFGGFRQIGERFGGFDLALMENGAYDAYWPSVHMTPEESVRAFEDLRGKVLYVVHNSTFDLAFHTWHDPMDRIAKLAQAKKIELATPEIGEVLTIGKPRTNALWWEGLR